From Nocardia sp. NBC_00416:
ACGCGATCTGGGCGGCGTGCAGAGCCGCGTGCGCCGCGGTCTCGCCGCCGGTCACGAAGCTGATCTGCAGGATCTGGCCGAAGGCGAAGCTGTACCCGATGAAGGAACCGAACGTGCCGATGTAGAGGAACGACACCGCCCAGGACTGCGGCACCTTCAATGCCGTGAGCATGTAGGACAGATCGGCCTTCTGGTTCGGCAGGTTGTCCATGAACAGGGCGGCCCCGAGTCCGGCCAGCACCACCAGCACCAGGTAGGTCGCGCAGATGACCGAGGCGTACTGATCGCCGAGCGTGGCGATGACCAGCAGGCCGAACAGCTGGATGACGGGGACGCCGATATTGCCGCCGCCCGCGTTCATGCCCAGGGCCCAGCCCTTGAGCCGCTGCGGATAGAAAGCGTTGATGTTGGTCATCGAGGAGGCGAAGTTGCCGCCACCCAGACCGGCGAACGCCGCGACAACCAGATAGGTCGTATAGGAGGTGCCGGGCTGATTCACGAAGTAGAGGGTGAGCACGGCCGGAACCAGTAGCGCGGCGGCGCTGAACACCGTCCAGTTGCGGCCGCCGAACCGGGCGGTCGCGACCGTGTAGGGGATGCGCAGAATCGCGCCGACCAGGGTGGGCACGGCGACGAGGAAGAACTTGCCCGCCGCGTCGATCCCGTAGGTCTCGGTTGGCATGAACAGCACCATCACCGACCAGATGGACCAGATGGAGAATCCGATGTGCTCGGCGACGACCGACCAGATCAGATTGCGCGTGGCGATCTTCTTACCGCCGGCTGCCCAGGCCGCGGTGTCCTCGGCGTCCCAGCGTTCCAGCTTCGGCCGCCGGATCGACGCTGCGAAAGCGCGGCTTTCCGTCTGCGTGCTCAAAAGGGCCTCCCAACGTGGTTCGACCCAACGTTAGGAAACGGGTATTGCGGCAATGCTGCCCAGAATGACCGTCGAATCAACGGTTTCTCACGCGGTTCGAGCCGGTCAGGTGAGAAGACCGCCGATGTTAACTCGTTGTCACATCAGCGTTTCCGTCGATCACGAAGTGCCCATTTTCGCCGCCGGCCGCGGTGAGGGCTCGGTCCGATGATGACCCGCGTCACTGCCGGCCGCAACTCGGGCGGGCTTCAGCGCCCCGCCGCGCCGTCCTCGAGCATCCGCGGTTTGCAGGCCTGCCAGGCGCCGATCAGCAGCACCAGGACCGCGACGCAGAGCAGCGCGAACGGCGCCGTCCACCCGTGGGTCGCCGTGTGCAGCATGCCGAACACCACCGGTCCGATACAGGCCAGCGCGTAACCGACGCCCTGCGTGAAGCCCGAGAGCGCCGCCGACCCGGCCGGTGTCCGGGTGCGCAGATTGATGAGGGTGAGTGTCATCGGGAAGGTGCTGGGACCGAGGCCCAGGATCGTCACCCACAGGATGGGCGCGCTCATCGGCGCCAGCAGCAGCCCCGCGAAGGCCACGAGGAAACAGGCGGCACAACCCACGACCACCGGATACGGGTTCGCGAGCCGGGCCGCCACCGTGGGCGCGGTCAGCGCGGCGACCAATCCGACGAGCGCGAACAGCGCGACCATCGAGCCACCGAAGGCCGCGTCGGCGCCGGCGTCGGCGAGGATCGTCGGCAGCCAGGTGAACATCGAGTAGGTGGTCAGCGAGGTCATTCCGAATGTGGCCGCCATTCCCCAGGCCAGCGGCGAGCGCCACACCTTCACCGGCGGAGCGCCCGCGGCCGGAAGTGCCGTGTTGTCGGCCTTGTCGCGACCGCGGCGGGTACGCAGCACGCCGATCCAGGGCACGGCGGCCGCGAAACCGAGTAGCGCCCACACGCCCAGGGAGACGCGCCAGCCGTGCGCCTCGGCGAGCGGCACCGCGACCAGCGCGGGCAGCACGGTGCCGATCTGCACCATGGTGATGTAGAGCGCGCTCACGGTGGCCAGCCGGTCCGGGAAATAGCGTTTCACCAGCGGCGGGACCACGATATTGCCGATGCCCATCCCGCCGAGCGCGAGTGCGGAGAACAGGAGCAGTTCGGCCGTGCCCGAGACGAACACGCGGACCAGCATGCCGATGCCCGCGGCCGCCATGGCGGCCAGCACCGTCCGTTCCAACCCGAGGAAGCGGACCAGCAGCGGGGTCAGCAGACCCGTCACGGAGAACATCAGGGTCGGGATCATCCCGAATATCCCGACCACGGCCGTCGAGTAGCCGATATCCCGGCCGATGTCCTCGGCCAGGGGGGTGAACGCGGTGACCGCCACTCGGAGAGTGAGGGCGGACATGACGATTGCCGCGAGTACCAGCAGGCGTCCCTCGGTCAGCGAACGTTTGCGCTGCTCGAGGGAGGGATCGGCCGCATGGGTAGCCTCGGGCAGCGTCGCAGTCACCGAGAAATCATAGGATGACCCTATGAGTGGAGCAAGGGGATTGTGATCAGCGGTACTCTGTTGCGGTGCAAAGCGTCCGACGCACCAGTCTCATCGCCCAGGTCACCGAGCAACTCAAAGAGGATATCCGCTCCGGTCGCTGGCCGATCGGCACGCGAATACCCACCGAACCGGAATTGGCCGAACTCACCGGCACCGGCCGCAACACTCTGCGCGAAGCCGTGCAGGCGCTGGTCCATGCCGGAATGCTGGAACGGCGGCAGGGCTCCGGCACCTATGTCATCGCCACCTCGGAGGTAGGCGGCACCCTCGCCAAGTACTTCGCCGAAGCCGCCGAACGCGACGTCCTGGAACTCCGTCACGGGCTGGAGGCCACCGCCGCCGCGCTCGCCGCCCATCGCCGCGACGAATCCGATATCGCCACCCTGCGCCGGCTGCTCGAAGAGCGCAACAGCCTGTGGCGGGTGGACCGCACCGCCGCCATCGAGGCGGATGTGCAGCTGCATCGCGCGATCGTCGTCGCCAGCGGCAACGCGGTGTACATCGAGTTCTACGATCTGCTGCTCGGCAATATCGAATCGGTAACCCGTTCGCGCACCGATCGCATCAACCGCTGGTACTGCGCCGAACACCGCGAACTGGTGCAGGCCATCATCGAGGGCGACGCGGACCGGGCAGCCAAGACCACTCGCTGTTTCCTCGACACGCTGCTGGCCGACTACCCCGACCACTGAACGCGCGTTCCAACGACGTTAACGACCGATCACCCGGGTGTTCCGCGATCGTGAGCGGGATTTGTGGCGATCGTCATTGCGCGCTATTTCTTTGAAACACCGGACTTCTAGCGTTTTCTCACGTCACAACACCGCACTCGACTGCCCGGCTGCCGCGGCCGGGCGCCCCGATTCCGGGGCGTCGAGTCACGACGAGAGGGACGCCGATGACCGCGATAGTCGACACCGGCCGGCAATCACCCGATACGGCAACAGCCTTCACCCACCGGCGCCGCGGGCGCTGGATCGACGGGTGGGAACCCGATAACGAACGGTTCTGGGAATCCGGCGCCGACCGCACCGCGAAGAAGAACCTGCTGTTCTCCGTGTTCGCGGAGAATCTCGGATTCAGCATCTGGGTCCTGTGGGCCAGCGTGGTGACCGGTATGGGCGCCGCCGGATTCGCCTTCCTGGACGGACTCGGCAAAGGAAACCCGACCGCGGTGAGCAATGCGCTGCTGCTCACTTCCATTCCGACGCTGGTCGGTTCGACGTTGCGCATCCCGTACACCTTCGCCATTCCTCGCTTCGGCGGGCGGGCCTTCACGGCATTCAGCGCGGCGATGCTGCTGATCCCGACCGTGGGTCTGATCGTTTTCGTCAACCAGCCCGGAACACCGATGTGGGTATTCGTGATCCTGGCCGCGCTATCGGGTTTCGGCGGCGGCAACTTCTCGTCGTCGATGGCCAACATCTCGTTCTTCTTCCCGGACGGGAAGAAAGGCGCGGCACTGGGAATCAATGCCGCGGGCGGCAATCTCGGCGTCGCGCAGACCCAGCTCCTGGTACCGCTGTTGATCACCCTGGGCACTCACCTCACCGCACAGGACGCCGCCGGCTACCGGTTCGGCATCACCCTGTCGGTCCTGGTCTGGATCCCGTTCATCCTGGCCGCTTCGTTCAGTGCGTTGCGCTATATGGACAGCCTGTCCACCGCGAAATCCGACGGACGCTCCTACAAACTGGCACTGACCAACCGGCACACCTGGGTGATGGCCTTCCTCTATGTCGGCACCTTCGGTTCGTTCATCGGATTCTCGTTCGCCTTCCCCACCCTCATCAAAGCCAATTTCCCCGATCTGGCGAATATCGGCTGGATCACCACCATCGGCAACCTCGCCTTCCTCGGCGCCTTCGTCGGCTCGTTCTCCCGGCCGTTCGGCGGCTGGCTCTCGGACAAACTGGGCGGCGGCGCCAAGATCACCGTCATGGTGTTCGGCGGAATGGCGGTGGCGGTCGCGCTGATCATGACAGCGCTCGAGATGAAGAGTTTCCCGCTGTATCTGCTGGCCTTCCTGGTGCTGTTCGTGCTCACCGGAATCGGCAACGGATCCACCTACCGGATGATCCCGTCCATCTTCAGCGCCCAGGTACGGAAGCACACGGCCGACCACGGAATGACAGCCGCCGAATCGGCCGCTTCCGCGAAGCGGCAAGCGGGTGCGGCGATCGGGGTCATCGGTGCGGTCGGCGCGTTCGGCGGTTTCGTACTCCAGCAGGCGCTGCGCCTGTCCAACACCCACTTCGGCACCATGGCGCCCGCCTTCTGGGCCTACGCGGTGGCGTTCCTGGTGATGGCCGGGGTCACCTGGTGGTTCTACCGGCGCGCCTCGTTCGCGGTGGGCCGGGTCCCGTCACTGGCCTACGCCAACGTCTGACACTTCCCGTTCCTCCAGGAGCCGGCCGGTCCGAGATCGGCCGGCTTCCGGCGAATATGCGGGTCTACTTGCGGTTTCGTCAAGGGAGTTGATGGCGCCTCGGACCCGCAAGCGACGATGAGAACTATTGCGCGACAATGGAACTGGCCCGTGTCTGCAACGGTGATCCGGATTCGGCGGACGGGCGGGCGATTCTCATTCGACACTCGCGGCCCGACGGGATTCTTTAGCGACGCTAAAGTTGTCCTTACGCATCGGGCGTTGTTCGACGGGTCCGCCGACTGGCACTGTGTGAAGGGCGGCGAGCGCGTGGCGCTCGGACTTCGCCTGTTCACTCACCCGACTTTCCTTCTCCCGGCGGCCGAGCATTTCGCCCGCCGCCGGAGCACCCACCCGAACCCACCATGGCGACAGGAGATCACCCAGCCATGCTCGAACCCGCCGAGGCCGCCGCGCCGTCTGTGGCCGAATCCGAGCGGGCGGTCGCCGAGACATGCACACGCATGGCGGTGCACGCGGACCACCGCGAATCGACACTCCTGCGCTCCACTCCGTGGTGATGACCGCGACCTGGGACGACGGCAACAGTGTCACGCCCGCACAGGTAGCAGGCTCACGCTCCCGATAACCGCACTGCGCCGCCCTTCGGGGCCGGTTCTCACCCTGCCCCGCCGCCGACGGCATAACCGCGGTGCCACGGCACTCTCCGGTCTCGCAGCCGCCGGATCGCGGCCGGTCCATCAGTGGTCGCCCGGCCTCGAATCTTGGTTGCACGCCCGGTCCGAACGTCCCAGGAGTCGCTGATGAAAACCCTGCTCGCCCCCTCCGCCGCGGCCCGTCCCGCGGACCAGGGCGGATCGCCCGCGGTGCTCGGTGCGGCCCTGCTGGGCTTTTTCCTCATTACTCTGGACGCGCTGATAGTCACCGTCGCGTTGCCCGATATCGGCCGCAGCCTCGACGTCGGCATGTCCGGGCTGCAATGGGTCGTGGACGGGTACGCGCTGATATTCGCCGCGCTGATGCTCTCGGCGGGCGCCCTCTCCGACCGCATCGGGGCCCGCCGGGCATTCGGCGGCGGACTCGTACTCTTCGCGCTGGCGTCGGCCGGGTGCGGGCTGGCGCCGGGACTCGGCCTGCTGGTGGCGGCGCGGCTGGTGCAGGGAGCCGCCGCGGCGGTGGTAATGCCGGCGTCGCTGGCGATGGTCCGCCAGGGCTTCCCCGACCAGGCGAAAAGGGCGCAGGCGATCGCCATCTGGACTGTGGGCGGCGCGGTCGCGGTCGCGGCCGGGCCGGTGCTCGGCGGGGCACTGACCGCCACCGCGGGCTGGCAATGGATCTTCTTCATCAACCTGCCGGCAAGCCTGCTGGCCCTCGCCCTGCTGGTCCGGGTACCGGCCTCTCCGCGGCTGCCCGCGCGGCTGGATGTGGTGGGGCAGGTGACGGCGGTACTCGCGATGGGCGCGCTGATCTACGGAGTTATCGAGGGCGGCGCCGAGGGCTTCGGCCGACCGCTCACGGTCGGGTCGCTACTGGTGGCCGCGGCCGCTGCTGCCGCTTTCTTCGTGGTGCAGGCCAGAGGCGAGCACCCGATGGTCCCGCTGCCGCTGTTCCGCTCGCGAACTGTGTCGCTGATCGTCGGCTTCATGCTCAATGCCGCCTACTACGGCGGGGTGTGCGGCGGGGGAAGTATGCGTCGCGCCAGACCGGGGACACGCCGATCGCGGTGATCAGCGGCAGGAGGGCGAGGTCCTCCATCGACACCGTTTTCCGCACCGCCAGGTGGTGGGTGGCGGGCACTACGAGACAACGGGGCTCGGAGAACACGACAGGGCCGACGATGACGCCCGGCCCCACCACGGGAAGCTCGGCGACCAGCAGGTCGACCTCCTCGTTCCGCAGCGCTTCGACAGCGGCGTTGTAAGTGGCTTCCCGGAGCTCGACGACGCAGCGGGGATGGCGGGAGCGCAACTCCTGCGCAGCCCGCACGATGAGGTCACCGCACCAGGGGGCGGTGAACCCGACATGGAGCACACCGCTGATCCCCGCACAGGCCGCCGATGCGTTGTCGATGGCTCGCCGAATCTGCTGATACGCGGGCAGCAGCTCGGTGTGGATCTGGTACCGCTCCACCCCGACCCCCTCGAACCGTGGCCGCGGTTCACCTTCCGTAGCCGTATTGCGGTTCCTGTCAGGGCTCACAAACGAGCGAGAATACCGAACCACTTCGGGGTGGGGTCGGCCACCACAACCGAGGAACACGGCGCGATCGGGCGCCGCGATCAGGCGATGCGAAACGCAGGGTCGGCCACTCGGCACGGCGTCCCCCGCGGTGGATCCTGACTGCGGTCGCCGATTGGGGAGGAACCGGACCAACCGGGTCTCAGAGCAGGAAGCGCACCATGTCCGCCGTGCGCACCAGGCCGGGCAGCGCTTCCGGCGTCGATCGCGGATGCAGCACGTGCACCGCCAGCCGGAACATCACCGCACGCAACAGCATCTGCGGCCACTCGGGTAGATCGGACCAGCGTTCCAGCAGTCCGTCGTCGGCCCCGCCCCAGGACAGCGCGTCCACCACGACCACTCCCGCCGCCCACGCCGGCGGACGCCAATACGGTGTGAGATCGGTGAGTGCGGGTGTCAGCGCGCCCGCGAACAGCACAGTGCCGAACAGATCCCCGTGCACCAGTTGCGCAGGAGTGCGGACAGGTTTGCGCAGCGTGGCGAGCTGGCCGATCAGGTCGAGACTGTGGCGCCCGTCCGGCGAGTTCTCCATCACCGCGCCGGCCGCACGCAGGGTGCGCAGCGGCACCGCCTCCCACGCCGCCCGATCCGCGGCCACGAACACATCCACGTCCAGCCAGGGTGTCACCGGCGGCTGCGACAGGAACCTGGGCCGTTCCAGGTTCGCGGTGGCCTTGTGCAGCCGCAGCGATATCGAGATCACCTCGTCGTGCCGCGGTTCGGGAGCCCCCGGCATATAGGTGTCGCACCGCCAGCCCGACACCACGTACCGGC
This genomic window contains:
- a CDS encoding MFS transporter translates to MKTLLAPSAAARPADQGGSPAVLGAALLGFFLITLDALIVTVALPDIGRSLDVGMSGLQWVVDGYALIFAALMLSAGALSDRIGARRAFGGGLVLFALASAGCGLAPGLGLLVAARLVQGAAAAVVMPASLAMVRQGFPDQAKRAQAIAIWTVGGAVAVAAGPVLGGALTATAGWQWIFFINLPASLLALALLVRVPASPRLPARLDVVGQVTAVLAMGALIYGVIEGGAEGFGRPLTVGSLLVAAAAAAAFFVVQARGEHPMVPLPLFRSRTVSLIVGFMLNAAYYGGVCGGGSMRRARPGTRRSR
- a CDS encoding MFS transporter; amino-acid sequence: MTATLPEATHAADPSLEQRKRSLTEGRLLVLAAIVMSALTLRVAVTAFTPLAEDIGRDIGYSTAVVGIFGMIPTLMFSVTGLLTPLLVRFLGLERTVLAAMAAAGIGMLVRVFVSGTAELLLFSALALGGMGIGNIVVPPLVKRYFPDRLATVSALYITMVQIGTVLPALVAVPLAEAHGWRVSLGVWALLGFAAAVPWIGVLRTRRGRDKADNTALPAAGAPPVKVWRSPLAWGMAATFGMTSLTTYSMFTWLPTILADAGADAAFGGSMVALFALVGLVAALTAPTVAARLANPYPVVVGCAACFLVAFAGLLLAPMSAPILWVTILGLGPSTFPMTLTLINLRTRTPAGSAALSGFTQGVGYALACIGPVVFGMLHTATHGWTAPFALLCVAVLVLLIGAWQACKPRMLEDGAAGR
- a CDS encoding FadR/GntR family transcriptional regulator, which codes for MQSVRRTSLIAQVTEQLKEDIRSGRWPIGTRIPTEPELAELTGTGRNTLREAVQALVHAGMLERRQGSGTYVIATSEVGGTLAKYFAEAAERDVLELRHGLEATAAALAAHRRDESDIATLRRLLEERNSLWRVDRTAAIEADVQLHRAIVVASGNAVYIEFYDLLLGNIESVTRSRTDRINRWYCAEHRELVQAIIEGDADRAAKTTRCFLDTLLADYPDH
- a CDS encoding TIGR02569 family protein, with protein sequence MTTTVEPPEHVRATYGLRELTPVALGDWEGGWRLGDVVLSPVADHARAAWSAKVRESLRVDGLRLARPVRATDGRYVVSGWRCDTYMPGAPEPRHDEVISISLRLHKATANLERPRFLSQPPVTPWLDVDVFVAADRAAWEAVPLRTLRAAGAVMENSPDGRHSLDLIGQLATLRKPVRTPAQLVHGDLFGTVLFAGALTPALTDLTPYWRPPAWAAGVVVVDALSWGGADDGLLERWSDLPEWPQMLLRAVMFRLAVHVLHPRSTPEALPGLVRTADMVRFLL
- a CDS encoding substrate-binding domain-containing protein — protein: MSPDRNRNTATEGEPRPRFEGVGVERYQIHTELLPAYQQIRRAIDNASAACAGISGVLHVGFTAPWCGDLIVRAAQELRSRHPRCVVELREATYNAAVEALRNEEVDLLVAELPVVGPGVIVGPVVFSEPRCLVVPATHHLAVRKTVSMEDLALLPLITAIGVSPVWRDAYFPRRTPRRSRRH
- a CDS encoding MFS transporter → MTAIVDTGRQSPDTATAFTHRRRGRWIDGWEPDNERFWESGADRTAKKNLLFSVFAENLGFSIWVLWASVVTGMGAAGFAFLDGLGKGNPTAVSNALLLTSIPTLVGSTLRIPYTFAIPRFGGRAFTAFSAAMLLIPTVGLIVFVNQPGTPMWVFVILAALSGFGGGNFSSSMANISFFFPDGKKGAALGINAAGGNLGVAQTQLLVPLLITLGTHLTAQDAAGYRFGITLSVLVWIPFILAASFSALRYMDSLSTAKSDGRSYKLALTNRHTWVMAFLYVGTFGSFIGFSFAFPTLIKANFPDLANIGWITTIGNLAFLGAFVGSFSRPFGGWLSDKLGGGAKITVMVFGGMAVAVALIMTALEMKSFPLYLLAFLVLFVLTGIGNGSTYRMIPSIFSAQVRKHTADHGMTAAESAASAKRQAGAAIGVIGAVGAFGGFVLQQALRLSNTHFGTMAPAFWAYAVAFLVMAGVTWWFYRRASFAVGRVPSLAYANV
- a CDS encoding nitrate/nitrite transporter encodes the protein MSTQTESRAFAASIRRPKLERWDAEDTAAWAAGGKKIATRNLIWSVVAEHIGFSIWSIWSVMVLFMPTETYGIDAAGKFFLVAVPTLVGAILRIPYTVATARFGGRNWTVFSAAALLVPAVLTLYFVNQPGTSYTTYLVVAAFAGLGGGNFASSMTNINAFYPQRLKGWALGMNAGGGNIGVPVIQLFGLLVIATLGDQYASVICATYLVLVVLAGLGAALFMDNLPNQKADLSYMLTALKVPQSWAVSFLYIGTFGSFIGYSFAFGQILQISFVTGGETAAHAALHAAQIAFIGPLLGSIARPYGGKLADRIGGSRVTLWTFVAMMLAAVLVAVASTVADGSSTGASGGVLVTLVAGFVALFILSGLGNGSVTKIIPSVFDAKSRGLDARPADRAAWAQNTSGALIGFVGAVGALGGVGINLVLRSSYSSTQSATTAFWVFMGFYIACALVTWTVFLRRPGAPARDREVVAEAEALVRRAESGSRIPARPTASRSARPSASR